Proteins from one Oenanthe melanoleuca isolate GR-GAL-2019-014 chromosome 1, OMel1.0, whole genome shotgun sequence genomic window:
- the FBXO40 gene encoding F-box only protein 40, whose protein sequence is MIKHRAQKAPPGQHRHCEQCFSRHCRAPIEISVSCMVISCHLHCGATFHMCKEEEHKLLCPLEQVSCLNSAYGCPFSMARFKLGKHLQVCPASVVCCSMEWNRWPNVDSDTTLHKNIMKETLNEECLDTALALRDQKILFRTLKIAELFPEWRKKDELEELMDQAMGGEAGAVGGAACGSQEGNGQSELSQREREDLAKDKEGMDLGSYKTWENIFSKELLACQVTGSATSTGQKKEEASKKTPAASHAPSSTEKAKEGPESAEEGKSQKSEQVTPNRVLNGLAPWQEGVLERLKKEVSVADYNMYLVHHGGMLIRFGQMAACTPKEKDFVYGNLEAQEVKTVYTFKVPVSYCGKRARLGDALGHKMPTSDKSVDTSELGINVDELPKTNIVEATLLCALEKEQKGHEISEARGIDGLFVDFATQTYNFPLEPFSSRAVLADILDENSPPEMHMELYTECVTRRHNKSSSAFTFTCSHFFRRDEFPSHFKNVHADIQSCLDGWFQHRCPLAYLGCPFVQNHFRPEGLKAKVIYSKTLKTFAIKPEVDTLLAEPGKCNSTVDSRGRNKDLLSSLPVEVLKYIAGFLDSFSLSQLSQVSVLMRDICATLLQERGMVLLVWEKKRYSHGGTSWRARKKIWQFSSLFSRVHSWQRSDVPSMSEHLRNCPFYQAERRTEPVLLAGMSESREQTRKTLVSTFKHRV, encoded by the exons ATGATCAAG CACCGGGCCCAGAAAGCTCCCCCTGGGCAACACAGGCACTGTGAGCAATGTTTCAGCCGGCACTGCCGCGCACCCATTGAGATCTCCGTGTCCTGCATGGTGATCAGCTGCCACCTCCACTGCGGGGCCACCTTCCACATGTGCAAGGAGGAGGAGCACAAGTTACTCTGCCCCTTGGAGCAGGTGTCCTGCCTCAACTCAGCCTATGGCTGCCCTTTCTCCATGGCCCGCTTTAAGCTGGGGAAGCACCTCCAGGTCTGTCCAGCCAGTGTTGTCTGCTGCTCGATGGAGTGGAACCGCTGGCCAAATGTGGATTCAGACACAACCCTGCACAAGAACATTATGAAAGAAACCTTGAATGAAGAATGTCTGGACACAGCTTTGGCACTCAGAGACCAGAAGATACTTTTCAGGACTTTGAAAATAGCTGAATTATTTCCAGAGTGGAGGAAAAAGGATGAACTGGAAGAATTAATGGATCAAGCCATGGGTGGGGAAGCAGGTGCTGtgggaggagctgcctgtggttCCCAAGAGGGCAATGGCCAGTCTGAGCTCAGCCAGCGTGAGCGGGAAGATTTGGCAAAGGACAAAGAGGGAATGGATCTGGGGAGTTACAAAACCTGGGAGAACATTTTCAGCAAAGAGCTTCTGGCTTGCCAGGTAACAGGCTCAGCAACCAGCACAGGACAAAAGAAAGAGGAGGCTTCCAAGAAAACACCAGCAGCCTCTCATGCTCCCAGCTCTACAGAGAAGGCAAAGGAAGGACCTGAGAGTGCAGAAGAGGGAAAGAGCCAAAAGTCTGAACAAGTTACACCGAATAGAGTACTGAATGGACTGGCTCCCTGGCAAGAAGGGGTCCTGGAGAGGCTGAAGAAGGAGGTCAGTGTAGCTGATTACAACATGTATCTGGTACATCATGGAGGAATGCTCATCCGCTTTGGCCAGATGGCTGCTTGCACGCCTAAAGAGAAAGACTTCGTCTATGGGAACTTGGAAGCCCAGGAGGTGAAGACTGTCTATACCTTCAAAGTGCCAGTTAGTTACTGTGGCAAAAGAGCACGACTAGGAGATGCACTGGGCCACAAGATGCCAACTTCAGACAAGTCAGTGGATACCTCAGAACTGGGAATAAATGTAGATGAACTACCTAAGACAAACATAGTTGAAGCcacactgctgtgtgctctggaaaaagagcagaaaggcCATGAGATCTCTGAAGCAAGAGGTATTGATGGACTCTTTGTGGATTTTGCAACACAGACATACAATTTTCCTTTGGAACCCTTCTCCTCTAGAGCAGTTCTAGCAGATATTCTGGATGAAAACAGCCCACCAGAAATGCACATGGAGCTCTACACTGAATGTGTAACCAGAAGACACAACAAAAGCAGTTCAGCTTTCACGTTCACTTGCAGCCATTTCTTCAGAAGGGATGAGTTCCCGTCTCACTTCAAGAATGTGCACGCTGATATCCAGTCATGCTTGGATGGATGGTTCCAGCATCGCTGCCCACTGGCCTACTTGGGATGTCCTTTTGTCCAAAATCACTTCCGCCCCGAGGGACTTAAGGCCAAGGTTATTTACAGCAAGACTCTCAAGACATTTGCTATTAAGCCAGAGGTGGACACCCTTCTTGCTGAACCGGGCAAGTGCAATTCCACAGTGGATAGTCGAGGGAGAAACAAGGACCTGCTGAGCAGCCTCCCAGTGGAAGTGCTCAAGTACATTGCAGGATTCCTGGACAGCTTCAGTTTATCTCAGCTATCACAAGTGTCAGTGCTCATGAGGGACATCTGTGCCACTCTTCTTCAAGAGAGGGGAATGGTCCTGCTGgtctgggagaaaaaaagatattcCCATGGTGGTACTTCTTGGAGAGCTCGCAAAAAG ATCTGGCAGTTCAGCAGCCTGTTCTCCAGAGTTCACAGCTGGCAGCGCAGCGACGTCCCGAGCATGTCGGAGCACCTGAGGAATTGTCCCTTCTACCAGGCGGAGCGCAGGACGGAGCCCGTGCTGCTGGCAGGCATGAGTGAATCTCGGGAGCAGACTCGAAAGACTTTGGTCTCTACTTTCAAGCACAGAGTCTGA